Proteins encoded within one genomic window of Budorcas taxicolor isolate Tak-1 chromosome 12, Takin1.1, whole genome shotgun sequence:
- the AMER2 gene encoding APC membrane recruitment protein 2 codes for METGGRGAAVSGGRAAAGGCGRKARAAAGTLAVEMDLHCDRAAEPPAAEPPSGKINKAAFKLFKKRKPGGAMPSIFGVKHKGDGKGAGPAGLVRSRTHDGLAEALALEGGRREEPRAGGGDGARPGPAAPRAAPGGAGPAAGGSVAKSHSFFSLLRKNGRPESGGAEQADAGKAGGRQKRGLRGLLGGVRWRRKDRRPQDAAPAGRAGAPGGLARPGSLTASLECVKEEAPAAARQPEPAGEPAAGEPEPACAPGEGASGPGRRAERPRAPPEPEPRAGEGRPAEDAAGPGAAPAETAPRADSKGGRAPAAPDPSSVDPPSDPSADRICLMFSDVTSLKSFDSLTGCGDIIADPEDEAGPGCAKHAPGPGQPGPATKPPGVVAYQGGGEEMASPAEADDSYLQEFWDMLSQTEDQGEGPQGGAAPASDAQVAPETPKEARCAEVTKDASSVKRRRLHQVPTELPAKEEPKHQDKEPQEGVPNSDEGYWDSPTPRPEEDGGARKTGLPRDSDSGDELCAAEPDRSPAALPAAPTAGEETSCSSRLKPVSPVTITCPLRTPGSLLKDSKIPVSIKHLANLPSSHPVVHQPPARSELPRTKIPVSKVLVRRVSSRGLAGTTLRAAACHDSAKKL; via the coding sequence ATGGAGACGGGCGGGCGCGGCGCGGCTGTCAGCGGCGGGCGCGCGGCCGCGGGGGGCTGCGGGAGGAAGGCGCGGGCCGCGGCCGGGACCCTCGCGGTAGAGATGGACTTGCATTGTGATCGCGCCGCCGAGCCGCCGGCCGCCGAGCCGCCGTCGGGGAAGATCAACAAGGCCGCCTTCAAACTGTTCAAGAAGAGGAAGCCGGGCGGCGCGATGCCCAGCATCTTCGGGGTCAAACACAAAGGGGACGGCAAGGGCGCGGGGCCGGCGGGGCTGGTGCGCAGCCGGACGCACGACGGGCTGGCCGAGGCTCTGGCGCTGGAGGGCGGCCGCCGCGAGGAGCCGCGCGCGGGCGGCGGGGACGGGGCGCGGCCGGGCCCCGCAGCCCCCCGGGCGGCCCCGGGAGGCGCGGGCCCGGCGGCCGGCGGCTCGGTGGCCAAGTCGCACAGCTTCTTCTCGCTCCTGCGGAAGAACGGGCGGCCCGAGAGCGGCGGGGCGGAGCAGGCCGACGCGGGCAAGGCCGGTGGCAGACAAAAGCGGGGGCTGCGGGGGCTCCTGGGCGGCGTGCGCTGGCGCAGGAAGGACCGGCGGCCCCAGGACGCGGCGCCGGCGGGGCGCGCGGGGGCTCCGGGCGGCCTGGCGCGGCCGGGCTCGCTCACCGCCAGCCTGGAGTGCGTCAAGGAGGAGGCGCCCGCGGCCGCGCGCCAGCCGGAGCCAGCAGGTGAGCCCGCGGCGGGGGAGCCCGAGCCGGCCTGCGCCCCGGGAGAGGGCGCCTCGGGGCCCGGGCGGCGCGCCGAGCGGCCCCGCGCGCCCCCCGAGCCAGAGCCGCGCGCCGGGGAGGGCCGGCCGGCGGAGGACGCCGCGGGGCCCGGGGCCGCGCCGGCAGAGACGGCGCCCCGGGCAGATTCCAAAGGCGGCCGCGCGCCCGCCGCCCCCGACCCTTCCTCGGTCGATCCGCCCTCCGACCCATCGGCCGATCgtatttgtctgatgttttctgaCGTGACTTCACTGAAAAGCTTTGACTCTCTTACAGGCTGCGGAGATATTATCGCAGACCCCGAGGACGAGGCCGGGCCCGGCTGTGCCAAGCACGCCCCCGGGCCGGGCCAGCCGGGCCCCGCCACAAAGCCGCCGGGCGTGGTGGCCTACCAGGGAGGCGGGGAGGAGATGGCGAGCCCGGCCGAGGCGGACGACTCGTACCTGCAGGAGTTCTGGGACATGCTGTCCCAGACCGAGGACCAGGGAGAGGGGCCCCAGGGAGGAGCGGCCCCGGCGTCCGACGCGCAGGTGGCTCCCGAGACCCCCAAAGAAGCCAGGTGTGCGGAGGTGACCAAGGACGCATCCTCGGTCAAGCGCCGGAGGCTTCACCAGGTCCCCACGGAGCTCCCCGCGAAGGAAGAACCCAAGCATCAGGACAAGGAGCCGCAGGAAGGCGTCCCCAACAGCGACGAGGGCTACTgggactcccccacccccaggccggAGGAGGACGGCGGCGCGAGAAAGACGGGCCTCCCCCGGGACAGCGACAGCGGCGACGAGCTCTGCGCCGCCGAGCCGGATCGAAGCCCCGCGGCCCTGCCCGCGGCCCCCACTGCCGGCGAGGAGACATCCTGCTCGTCCCGGTTAAAGCCCGTGTCTCCGGTTACCATCACCTGCCCCCTGCGAACGCCGGGGAGCCTGCTGAAGGACTCCAAGATCCCGGTCAGCATCAAGCATCTGGCGAACCTTCCATCCAGCCACCCGGTGGTTCACCAGCCACCAGCCAGGAGCGAGCTGCCCAGAACCAAAATCCCGGTGTCCAAGGTGCTGGTCCGCCGGGTCAGCAGCCGGGGCTTGGCTGGGACCACCCTCCGGGCCGCGGCATGCCACGATAGTGCCAAAAAGTTGTGA